The proteins below come from a single uncultured Carboxylicivirga sp. genomic window:
- the thiS gene encoding sulfur carrier protein ThiS has translation MTITVNGQEQIFSESKTVLDVLTNLNQHNQGGIAVALNDCVVPKRKWETSHLSDGDKILIIKASQGG, from the coding sequence ATGACCATAACTGTAAATGGGCAGGAGCAAATATTTTCTGAATCAAAGACTGTTTTAGATGTTTTAACAAACCTGAATCAACACAACCAGGGAGGTATTGCTGTTGCTTTAAACGATTGCGTTGTTCCCAAAAGAAAATGGGAAACTTCTCACCTATCCGATGGGGATAAAATCCTAATCATCAAAGCAAGTCAGGGAGGATAA
- the thiC gene encoding phosphomethylpyrimidine synthase ThiC, whose protein sequence is MTQQKISQKGITTGPFPSSKKIYEKGTIFDIEVAHRSIELSDTKTSEGEILQNPSITVYDTSGPYTDPNYQVDLEKGLPKLRENWIKERGDVEQLPHLSSEYGRERLNDNLLNHLRFDHVNHNPLKAKSGKCVSQYYYACQGHITPEMEYVAIRENQQLKEVKEKYRIHHGENFGANIPEKEITPEFVRDEIAAGRAIIPANINHPEAEPMIIGRNFLVKINANIGNSPTTSSIEEEVEKAVWAVRWGADTIMDLSTGNNIHETREWIIRNSPVPVGTVPLYQALEKVDGEVEKLSWEIYRDTLIEQAEQGVDYFTIHAGLLMLHIPTTIKRVTGIVSRGGAIMAKWMLHHHKENFLYTHFDEICNILAAYDVGVSLGDGLRPGSIADANDRAQIAELKVLGELNKKARTKYVQVIIEGPGHVPMQAIKENMELQLKHCDEAPFYTLGPLTTDVSPGYDHITSAIGGAMIAWQGTAMLCYVTPKEHLGLPDKHDVKTGVITYKLAAHAADIAKGFPGAQLRDYAMSKARFEFRWKDQFALALDSETAMQFHDKTLPDEGYKSSHFCSMCGEKFCSMKSTHEVRDMAKKMEARTEAFKESGGELYL, encoded by the coding sequence ATGACACAACAGAAAATCTCGCAAAAGGGAATTACAACAGGTCCCTTCCCTTCATCAAAAAAGATATACGAAAAAGGTACCATCTTCGATATTGAAGTAGCTCACCGAAGCATTGAATTAAGTGATACTAAAACCTCAGAAGGCGAAATATTACAAAACCCATCTATTACCGTATATGATACAAGCGGACCATATACCGATCCAAATTATCAGGTTGATTTAGAAAAAGGCTTACCCAAACTTAGAGAGAATTGGATAAAAGAACGAGGTGATGTGGAACAATTACCTCATCTGTCATCGGAATATGGTAGAGAACGATTGAATGATAATTTATTGAATCACTTGCGATTTGATCATGTAAATCATAATCCTCTTAAAGCCAAATCTGGGAAATGCGTTTCGCAGTATTATTATGCTTGTCAAGGCCATATAACTCCTGAGATGGAATATGTGGCAATTCGAGAAAATCAGCAACTGAAAGAAGTAAAAGAGAAGTACCGAATTCATCATGGTGAAAACTTTGGTGCCAATATTCCAGAGAAAGAAATCACTCCTGAATTTGTAAGGGATGAAATTGCAGCTGGTAGAGCTATTATTCCTGCCAATATTAATCACCCAGAAGCCGAACCCATGATTATCGGTCGTAACTTTCTGGTAAAGATTAATGCCAACATCGGGAATTCACCCACCACCTCTTCAATAGAAGAAGAAGTTGAGAAAGCTGTTTGGGCGGTTCGTTGGGGAGCCGATACCATTATGGACTTATCAACAGGTAATAACATACATGAAACTCGTGAATGGATTATCCGAAATTCACCAGTACCTGTTGGAACAGTACCTCTTTATCAAGCTCTTGAAAAAGTAGATGGCGAAGTAGAAAAACTAAGCTGGGAAATTTACCGAGATACATTAATCGAACAGGCAGAACAAGGAGTAGATTATTTTACCATTCATGCAGGTTTATTGATGCTACATATTCCAACCACCATCAAGCGTGTAACAGGAATCGTTTCTCGCGGGGGTGCAATTATGGCTAAGTGGATGTTACATCATCATAAAGAAAACTTTTTATACACTCATTTCGATGAAATCTGCAACATTCTGGCAGCATACGATGTGGGTGTTTCTTTGGGCGATGGACTTCGTCCGGGTTCTATTGCTGATGCTAACGACAGAGCACAAATTGCCGAACTAAAAGTGTTAGGCGAATTAAATAAGAAAGCCAGAACAAAATACGTTCAGGTAATTATTGAAGGTCCTGGACATGTGCCAATGCAGGCTATCAAAGAAAATATGGAACTGCAGTTAAAACATTGCGATGAAGCACCGTTTTACACTTTAGGTCCGTTAACAACAGATGTTTCTCCGGGATACGATCATATTACCTCAGCCATTGGTGGCGCTATGATTGCCTGGCAGGGAACAGCCATGCTTTGTTACGTAACACCTAAAGAGCATTTGGGATTGCCTGACAAGCATGACGTTAAAACCGGTGTAATCACCTATAAGTTGGCTGCTCATGCTGCCGACATTGCCAAAGGATTTCCGGGTGCTCAGTTGCGTGACTATGCCATGAGTAAAGCACGATTTGAATTCCGTTGGAAAGATCAATTTGCCTTAGCACTTGATTCGGAAACCGCCATGCAATTTCATGATAAGACTTTACCTGACGAAGGTTACAAATCATCTCACTTCTGTTCGATGTGTGGAGAAAAATTCTGCTCTATGAAATCGACACATGAAGTGCGTGATATGGCCAAGAAAATGGAAGCACGAACAGAAGCATTCAAGGAATCAGGTGGTGAACTTTACTTGTAA
- a CDS encoding thiamine phosphate synthase — MSLMKPIVITHPLLLSNEYEAVNALFENGLEILHVRKPDFGKEALQHWIRSVDERFHNRMMIHSHLSLIEEMDLKGMHFTSYNRRLIDEYKNYHCPKSTSTHSLEELKQMDKIVDYAFLSPIYESISKKGYQPSITLDDMHAFLKTNRKAYVIALGGINSRNEDKVKEAGFDGVALLGSIWSKFEQDKDLDKLIKRYNEIANKWN, encoded by the coding sequence ATGTCACTTATGAAACCGATTGTCATCACACATCCTCTACTTCTCAGTAATGAGTATGAAGCTGTAAATGCTCTTTTTGAAAACGGACTGGAGATACTTCATGTGCGCAAACCTGATTTCGGGAAAGAAGCGTTACAGCATTGGATAAGGTCTGTTGACGAAAGGTTTCATAATCGTATGATGATTCACAGTCATTTGTCGTTAATTGAAGAAATGGACTTAAAGGGAATGCATTTTACTTCATATAATCGTCGTTTGATTGATGAATATAAAAATTACCATTGTCCGAAAAGCACCTCAACGCATTCTCTTGAAGAACTAAAGCAAATGGATAAGATAGTTGATTATGCCTTTTTGAGTCCTATTTATGAAAGCATATCAAAAAAGGGATATCAACCATCCATTACGTTGGATGATATGCATGCTTTTTTGAAGACAAACAGAAAAGCCTATGTAATTGCATTGGGAGGTATTAATTCGAGAAATGAAGATAAAGTAAAAGAAGCAGGCTTCGATGGAGTTGCTCTTCTAGGTTCGATTTGGAGTAAATTTGAACAAGACAAAGACCTCGACAAACTGATCAAACGATATAATGAAATCGCAAATAAATGGAATTGA
- a CDS encoding hydroxymethylpyrimidine/phosphomethylpyrimidine kinase, which translates to MKSQINGIEMTRPFVLTIAGFDPSNGAGIGSDIKAIEQNNAYGLSVITAITYQNESEFHGVRWLTFEEIQKQLESLASKYQPKCIKIGLVKHVEVLFEILDFINENWPEAYIIWDPILKATAGFEFHKNISNSIEALFAKGINLITPNIPEFKELFKEADPQTLANRFKCSLLIKGGHSTDTSVCDELYIPDEKNYFILSDKVEGNIQKHGTGCVLSSVIASNLANELNLKEACKEAHFYVKSFIASTSGLLGYHSK; encoded by the coding sequence ATGAAATCGCAAATAAATGGAATTGAAATGACACGGCCATTCGTTCTTACCATAGCTGGCTTTGATCCAAGTAACGGTGCCGGAATTGGCAGCGACATAAAAGCAATAGAGCAAAACAATGCATACGGTCTAAGTGTAATAACAGCGATCACTTACCAGAATGAAAGTGAATTCCATGGTGTACGTTGGTTGACTTTTGAGGAAATTCAAAAGCAATTGGAAAGTTTGGCCTCGAAATATCAACCTAAATGCATTAAAATCGGTTTGGTTAAACATGTTGAAGTACTTTTTGAAATTCTGGATTTCATCAACGAAAACTGGCCAGAAGCCTATATTATATGGGATCCAATATTAAAAGCAACGGCCGGATTTGAGTTTCACAAAAACATCTCAAATTCCATTGAAGCCTTATTCGCAAAAGGGATTAATCTGATAACACCGAATATTCCGGAGTTCAAAGAGCTGTTTAAGGAAGCTGATCCGCAAACTTTAGCAAATCGATTCAAATGTTCTCTACTGATAAAAGGAGGCCACTCGACAGATACCTCTGTGTGCGATGAATTATATATACCTGATGAAAAAAACTATTTTATTTTATCAGATAAGGTTGAAGGTAATATACAGAAGCATGGTACAGGCTGCGTTTTATCGTCGGTTATCGCATCAAATTTAGCAAACGAATTAAACTTAAAAGAAGCATGTAAAGAAGCACACTTCTATGTGAAATCATTTATTGCAAGTACATCAGGTTTACTCGGATATCATTCAAAATAA
- a CDS encoding thiamine phosphate synthase, with protein MKTNIARLHFITSPSDKHDILSQIKQVVMGGGNWIQLRMKEESEEVVEKTAFQALSFCMDSGAKLIINDRVKLAARIGADGVHLGKEDMSPAEAREILGSQAIIGGTANTFEDIKKLVAQGVDYIGLGPFRFTGTKKKLSPVLGIEGYLNIIQQCEESNIHIPIIGIGGLTPDDFSELFNAGIYGVALSSYINQKDQPGAITLDLLKTIGKLSSSAWLKKH; from the coding sequence ATGAAAACAAATATAGCACGACTTCATTTTATCACATCACCATCTGATAAACACGACATCCTATCGCAGATTAAACAAGTGGTGATGGGTGGTGGAAATTGGATTCAACTGCGCATGAAAGAAGAGTCTGAAGAAGTTGTGGAAAAAACAGCTTTTCAGGCATTAAGCTTTTGCATGGATAGCGGAGCTAAACTAATTATTAACGATCGGGTTAAACTCGCTGCCCGAATTGGTGCTGACGGAGTTCACTTAGGGAAAGAAGATATGTCGCCTGCAGAAGCTCGAGAAATATTAGGCTCACAAGCAATTATTGGAGGAACTGCCAATACATTCGAGGATATTAAAAAGCTGGTGGCGCAAGGTGTAGATTATATCGGCTTGGGTCCTTTCAGGTTTACAGGAACCAAGAAAAAACTTAGCCCGGTTTTAGGCATTGAAGGATATCTAAACATTATTCAACAATGCGAAGAAAGCAACATCCATATTCCAATTATTGGCATTGGTGGATTAACTCCTGACGATTTCAGTGAATTATTTAACGCAGGAATTTACGGTGTGGCTTTATCATCATACATCAATCAAAAAGATCAGCCGGGAGCAATAACTCTAGACTTGTTAAAAACAATCGGAAAGTTGAGTTCTTCTGCTTGGCTCAAAAAACATTAA
- a CDS encoding thiazole synthase, which translates to MSQLKIGNYTFSSRLFTGTGKFASNTIMEEAINVSESELVTVALRRVEINNTADDILQHLKHPRIKLLPNTSGVRTAKEAVFAAQLAREALETDLIKLEIHPDPKYLLPDPIETLKATEELAKLGFTVLPYIQADPVLCKLLEEAGTAAVMPLGAPIGSNQGLQTKEMLRIIIEQSKVPVVVDAGIGAPSHAADAMEMGADAVLVNTAIAVSPDPVKMAQAFKLAVESGRMAFEAQLAHKSIGAEASSPLTAFLDN; encoded by the coding sequence ATGTCACAATTAAAAATAGGTAATTACACCTTCAGCTCAAGGTTATTTACCGGAACAGGAAAATTCGCTTCCAACACTATTATGGAAGAAGCAATTAACGTAAGCGAATCGGAGTTAGTAACCGTTGCTTTACGCAGAGTTGAAATCAATAATACAGCGGATGATATACTACAGCACTTAAAACATCCACGTATTAAATTACTACCTAATACTTCGGGAGTACGTACAGCCAAAGAGGCTGTTTTTGCAGCACAGTTGGCCCGCGAAGCTTTAGAAACTGATTTAATCAAGCTGGAGATTCATCCCGATCCCAAATACCTTCTACCCGATCCTATAGAAACATTAAAAGCAACCGAGGAATTAGCAAAACTGGGCTTCACCGTTTTACCTTATATTCAAGCCGACCCTGTTCTTTGTAAGTTATTGGAAGAAGCCGGAACTGCGGCTGTAATGCCTTTGGGTGCTCCTATAGGCTCGAACCAAGGGTTACAAACTAAAGAAATGCTGCGCATTATTATTGAGCAAAGCAAAGTGCCGGTGGTTGTTGATGCCGGAATTGGGGCTCCGTCTCATGCAGCCGATGCTATGGAAATGGGAGCTGATGCTGTTTTGGTCAATACGGCCATTGCTGTTTCGCCCGATCCTGTTAAAATGGCTCAAGCCTTTAAACTAGCTGTAGAATCAGGAAGAATGGCCTTTGAAGCTCAACTAGCTCACAAAAGCATTGGTGCAGAAGCATCCAGTCCATTAACCGCTTTTCTCGATAATTAA
- the thiH gene encoding 2-iminoacetate synthase ThiH produces the protein MNSLTFNDVHESYNWDECKKAIYNKTAADVEKALNTNKATLDDFMALISPAAQPYLEQMAQKSRSITQRRFGKTMQMYIPLYLSNACANACIYCGFNHKNDITRITLNKKQVLQEIKVIKEMGFEHLLLVTGEHPAHCGFEYLKEIIEVVKPHFALISIEVQPMDVHHYKELSDMGVHTVYVYQETYNRAQYPIYHPRGKKANFQYRLETGDRLGQAGMHKMGIGCLLGLEDWRTDSFFTALHLNYLEKTYWRTKYSLSFPRLRPHVGSFEPNHPINDKELAQLIMAYRIFDPDLDLSLSTRENQAFRDNMMQLGITAMSAGSKTEPGGYAVYNQALEQFVIADDRSPEEVSSAIRTQGYEVVWKDWDESMWGK, from the coding sequence ATGAATAGCTTAACTTTTAACGATGTGCACGAATCCTACAATTGGGATGAGTGCAAAAAAGCAATTTACAATAAAACAGCCGCCGATGTTGAAAAAGCTTTGAATACCAACAAAGCTACCCTGGATGATTTTATGGCATTGATATCTCCGGCAGCTCAGCCTTATTTAGAACAGATGGCTCAGAAAAGCCGAAGTATCACTCAACGTCGTTTCGGTAAAACCATGCAGATGTATATTCCGCTGTATTTATCTAATGCCTGTGCCAATGCCTGCATTTATTGCGGATTCAATCATAAAAATGATATTACCCGTATCACTTTAAACAAAAAGCAGGTATTACAAGAGATTAAAGTGATAAAGGAAATGGGGTTTGAGCATTTGCTTTTGGTTACAGGCGAACATCCTGCTCATTGCGGATTCGAATATCTGAAAGAGATTATTGAAGTAGTTAAACCTCATTTTGCATTAATTTCGATTGAAGTACAACCAATGGATGTGCATCATTACAAGGAATTATCAGATATGGGGGTTCATACGGTGTATGTCTATCAGGAAACTTACAACAGAGCTCAATACCCCATTTATCATCCAAGAGGTAAGAAGGCGAATTTTCAATATCGCTTGGAAACAGGTGACAGACTGGGGCAAGCAGGTATGCACAAAATGGGTATAGGTTGTTTGTTGGGGCTTGAAGACTGGCGTACAGACTCGTTTTTTACAGCTCTACACCTCAACTATCTGGAGAAAACTTACTGGCGTACCAAGTACAGTCTATCCTTCCCACGCCTTCGTCCGCATGTTGGTTCGTTTGAGCCCAATCATCCCATTAATGATAAGGAGCTGGCTCAACTGATTATGGCCTATCGCATCTTCGACCCGGATTTGGATCTGTCCTTATCAACCAGAGAAAATCAGGCTTTCAGGGACAATATGATGCAATTGGGAATAACTGCCATGAGTGCCGGGTCAAAAACAGAACCTGGCGGTTATGCTGTTTATAACCAAGCATTGGAACAATTTGTAATTGCAGATGATCGATCACCTGAAGAAGTAAGTTCAGCTATTCGAACCCAAGGTTATGAAGTAGTCTGGAAAGACTGGGATGAAAGTATGTGGGGAAAATAA
- a CDS encoding TonB-dependent receptor — protein sequence MKNLFLVLTAILLSASAYAQNQINGTVSDESGNVLPGANVTIVNNSGESGMVTDANGKFSFDIGKQSRVVLNVSFVGYKYYSQTVTVNGKTTFNVVLQQGNIVTDEVIVSAIKAGDKTPIAYTNMTKSDIDNRSTAEDIPYMLSLTPSAVSTSETGTGIGYTALRIRGTDPTRINVTVNGVPLNDSESQGVYWVNMPDFASSVDEVQVQRGVGTSTNGAAAFGATINFQTTSINSDPYSTIESTAGSFNTFINSINAGTGLLDDKYSFDVRYSKLNSDGYIDYAFSDHQSLFVSGSMLTNNGLLKMNIIHGEQHTGISWWGVPQEMLDENRTYNPAGQYTDEFGNSRYYKDQTDNYKQTHYQLFYSHAVNQRLNLNGALHYTQGEGYFEQYKEDENFGDYNWTPIEIGGETISSTDLIRQKWMKNDFYGFTASANYNTDDVDLSFGGGWNRYDGDHFGEVIWARYAGTSEKGDQWYFNNGTKTDYNVYAKLNWHPGNKLNTFVDLQMRHIDYDLTGNDDDLSDMLQSHQYSFFNPKAGVFYDIDQKQQGYFSVGISNREPTRTNFKDANGDPDATPKAEQLIDFEAGYHYKSSGFSASVNFFYMLYNDQLVPTGQKSSVGYDVMTNVKDSYRRGVEIAFGAKLLKGLTWDGNFSLSSNKIRNFVQTFEVVDENWTPVDEKTFDLGTTDIAYSPDMIGSSILSYAPVKSVKLSLISKYVGEQYFDNTSSDERKLDSYFVNNLRVDYSLFPSFAKEINLQLLVNNLFNLEYENNAYGGLSYVRDAQGNDSPSGWAYYYPQAGTNFMVKLALKF from the coding sequence ATGAAGAATTTATTTTTAGTATTAACAGCAATACTATTATCTGCGAGCGCTTATGCGCAAAATCAAATTAATGGTACGGTAAGCGACGAAAGTGGCAATGTTTTGCCTGGAGCCAACGTTACCATTGTTAACAACAGCGGCGAATCGGGAATGGTAACCGATGCCAATGGAAAATTTAGCTTCGATATTGGTAAGCAAAGCCGAGTGGTTTTAAATGTTAGCTTTGTTGGCTATAAGTATTATTCGCAAACAGTTACCGTTAATGGTAAAACAACCTTCAATGTGGTACTTCAACAAGGCAACATTGTAACCGACGAGGTAATTGTTTCGGCCATTAAAGCAGGCGATAAAACTCCGATTGCCTATACCAACATGACCAAATCGGATATTGATAATCGTTCAACGGCCGAGGATATTCCTTATATGTTGAGCCTTACACCATCGGCTGTATCAACTTCGGAAACCGGAACAGGTATTGGATATACAGCCTTACGCATACGGGGTACTGATCCTACCCGTATTAATGTTACAGTTAACGGGGTACCACTAAACGACTCCGAAAGTCAGGGAGTATATTGGGTTAACATGCCCGATTTTGCATCGTCGGTTGACGAAGTGCAGGTGCAGCGTGGTGTGGGAACCAGTACCAACGGTGCGGCTGCCTTTGGTGCAACTATTAACTTTCAAACCACCTCAATCAATTCCGATCCATACTCAACTATTGAGAGTACTGCCGGATCGTTCAATACTTTTATCAACTCAATTAATGCTGGTACTGGTTTACTTGATGATAAATACAGTTTTGATGTTCGATATTCGAAATTGAATTCGGATGGATACATTGATTATGCTTTTTCCGATCATCAATCATTATTTGTAAGCGGAAGCATGCTAACCAACAATGGTTTGTTAAAAATGAACATCATTCATGGCGAACAACATACAGGTATTAGCTGGTGGGGAGTACCACAGGAGATGTTGGATGAAAACAGAACCTACAATCCAGCGGGTCAGTACACCGATGAGTTTGGAAACAGCCGTTATTACAAAGATCAAACCGACAATTACAAGCAAACACACTACCAATTGTTTTATTCACACGCGGTTAATCAACGTTTGAATTTAAACGGAGCATTGCACTACACACAGGGCGAAGGCTATTTTGAACAATACAAAGAAGACGAAAACTTTGGTGATTACAACTGGACTCCGATTGAAATAGGAGGCGAAACTATTTCATCAACCGATCTGATTCGTCAGAAATGGATGAAAAACGACTTTTACGGTTTTACAGCATCAGCCAATTACAATACCGATGATGTAGACCTATCGTTTGGTGGAGGCTGGAACCGATACGATGGTGATCACTTTGGCGAAGTAATCTGGGCCCGTTATGCAGGAACTTCAGAAAAAGGAGATCAATGGTATTTTAACAATGGTACCAAAACCGACTATAACGTGTATGCTAAATTAAACTGGCATCCAGGTAACAAGTTAAATACTTTTGTTGATTTGCAAATGCGCCATATCGATTATGACTTAACGGGTAATGACGATGATTTATCGGACATGCTACAATCGCATCAGTACAGTTTTTTCAACCCTAAAGCTGGTGTTTTTTACGATATTGATCAAAAACAACAAGGGTATTTCTCGGTAGGAATATCTAATCGCGAACCAACACGTACCAACTTTAAAGATGCCAATGGCGACCCTGATGCAACTCCAAAGGCTGAACAACTAATCGACTTTGAGGCTGGATATCATTACAAATCATCAGGCTTTTCGGCAAGTGTCAACTTCTTTTACATGCTTTATAATGATCAATTGGTTCCTACCGGCCAAAAAAGCAGCGTGGGCTACGATGTAATGACCAACGTAAAAGACAGCTACCGCAGAGGTGTTGAAATTGCTTTTGGAGCTAAACTTCTTAAAGGACTTACCTGGGATGGTAACTTCTCGTTAAGTTCTAACAAAATTAGAAACTTTGTACAAACTTTTGAGGTAGTAGATGAGAACTGGACCCCGGTTGATGAAAAAACATTTGACTTGGGTACCACCGACATTGCTTACTCGCCCGATATGATTGGAAGCAGTATTTTAAGTTACGCTCCGGTTAAATCAGTTAAGCTAAGCTTAATATCGAAGTATGTAGGCGAACAGTATTTCGATAATACATCCAGCGATGAACGGAAACTGGATAGTTACTTTGTTAATAATTTACGTGTCGACTATAGTTTATTTCCATCGTTTGCCAAAGAAATTAACTTGCAATTACTGGTTAATAACTTATTTAATCTCGAATACGAAAACAATGCCTATGGCGGGTTATCGTATGTTAGAGATGCACAGGGGAACGACTCTCCAAGCGGATGGGCCTATTATTATCCGCAGGCCGGCACCAACTTTATGGTAAAGCTTGCCCTCAAATTCTAG
- a CDS encoding L-serine ammonia-lyase, iron-sulfur-dependent, subunit alpha, which yields MNNTDLHSAYINILHEELMPAMGCTEPIAIAYAAAMAKKVLDQLPDRIVIEASDNIIKNVKSVVVPNTGNLKGIQAAAVAGIIAGDSDKVLEVISVVNDDERAAMKEYLSSKDISVKASQSGLIFDITIHAYCGNSSATVQITHFHTNITRIVKNNEVLRMNSDCDEINMSANTDRSLMSVQGIIDYAESADLSKVKDVLQQQIDFNYTIAQEGIRNNWGANVGSVLLNTWGNDIKNRARAFAAAGSDARMSGCELPVMIVSGSGNQGLTASVPVIEYAKELQVDKDTLYRALLIANLVTIHQKTGIGRLSAYCGAISAGVGAGAGIAWLKGGSYKEVAHTIVNALAIVSGIVCDGAKPSCAGKIASAVEAGILGYEMYNNGQQFYGGDGIVVKGVENTIKNIGRLGKIGMRETDQEIIKMMLGN from the coding sequence ATGAACAACACTGATCTACATTCGGCCTACATCAATATTCTTCATGAAGAATTAATGCCGGCCATGGGCTGTACCGAACCTATTGCCATTGCCTATGCTGCTGCCATGGCTAAAAAAGTGCTTGATCAATTGCCTGATCGAATTGTTATTGAGGCAAGTGACAACATCATTAAAAATGTAAAAAGCGTAGTGGTACCCAACACCGGAAATCTCAAAGGAATTCAAGCAGCTGCTGTAGCAGGTATTATTGCCGGCGATTCAGACAAGGTACTGGAAGTAATTTCTGTTGTTAATGATGATGAACGAGCAGCAATGAAAGAGTATCTATCGTCAAAAGACATTTCTGTTAAAGCTTCGCAAAGTGGTTTAATTTTCGATATTACCATCCATGCTTATTGTGGTAATTCTTCGGCTACGGTTCAAATCACCCATTTTCATACCAATATTACGCGCATTGTTAAAAACAACGAAGTGTTGCGTATGAACAGCGACTGCGACGAAATAAATATGTCGGCCAACACTGATCGTTCCCTTATGTCGGTTCAGGGTATTATTGATTATGCCGAATCGGCAGACCTTTCGAAGGTAAAAGATGTCTTGCAACAACAAATAGACTTTAACTATACTATTGCACAGGAAGGAATCAGAAACAACTGGGGAGCCAACGTAGGTAGTGTGTTATTAAACACCTGGGGAAACGACATTAAAAACCGAGCCAGAGCCTTTGCTGCAGCCGGATCCGATGCTCGAATGAGTGGTTGCGAACTACCGGTAATGATTGTATCGGGCAGTGGAAATCAAGGACTAACCGCATCGGTACCCGTTATCGAATATGCCAAAGAGTTGCAGGTTGATAAAGATACACTATATCGTGCTTTACTAATAGCTAACCTTGTCACCATCCACCAAAAAACAGGTATCGGAAGATTATCGGCCTATTGTGGAGCCATTTCAGCAGGAGTTGGTGCAGGTGCCGGCATTGCCTGGTTAAAAGGAGGCAGTTACAAAGAGGTAGCTCACACCATTGTTAACGCATTGGCCATTGTGTCGGGTATTGTTTGCGATGGAGCAAAACCCTCTTGTGCTGGCAAAATTGCATCGGCTGTTGAAGCCGGTATCTTAGGTTACGAGATGTATAACAACGGTCAACAGTTTTACGGTGGCGACGGAATAGTGGTAAAAGGGGTTGAGAATACCATTAAAAACATTGGTCGCTTAGGTAAAATTGGAATGCGCGAAACCGATCAGGAAATTATTAAAATGATGTTGGGTAATTAA